From a single Amyelois transitella isolate CPQ chromosome 18, ilAmyTran1.1, whole genome shotgun sequence genomic region:
- the LOC106129447 gene encoding cilia- and flagella-associated protein 36, which translates to MENLDGNAWVFDSLVGFLHGPVWNVPLQTFIEEKSLPFEPTENGEVPDRPEYKKIHDEYRNLVDVMLGSFMDDIGISADQFEAACRLSARDLAGLPAHFHQRLFEQIWAANDYEMFVKMMTHKNVELQLQALELIERRFGTLPLFSSDAEDLDSSRSDESEGWPDNDDVMTEIKKLQLEDLQGGDDIVNVPPEEVVAEKQTLLSKLHSFDKKEEKTKKTDDTKEKSPEPAKLPTPPPKKIEVSDEDMRARQEYLKQQRDKLLALKKQVRERRLGAAESNESEDGEGSKHSIRPRSARVAQAALKGSAPPPPPDAMQLRKALASKLKTEVVDTQL; encoded by the exons ATGGAGAACTTAGACGGCAACGCTTGGGTTTTCGACTCACTAGTGGGTTTTCTCCACGGACCAGTCTGGAATGTACCTTTACAAACTTTCATCGAGGAAAAGTCACTTC ctTTTGAACCCACGGAAAATGGAGAAGTGCCTGATAGACCAGAGTACAAAAAGATCCATGACGAATATCGTAACTTG GTGGACGTGATGCTGGGGTCCTTCATGGACGACATCGGGATATCAGCTGATCAGTTCGAAGCAGCATGTCGTCTTTCAGCGCGGGACTTGGCAGGTCTGCCGGCGCACTTTCACCAGCGACTCTTCGAGCAGATCTGGGCGGCGAATGATTACGAAATGTTCGTCAAGATGATGACACATAAGAACGTAGAGCTGCAGTTACAG GCTTTAGAGCTGATTGAAAGACGCTTCGGAACTTTGCCGTTATTTTCATCAGACGCAGAAGATTTGGACTCATCGCGAAGTGATGAGAGCGAAGGATGGCCTGATAATGATGATGTTATGACTGAAATTAAGAA GCTACAGCTAGAAGATTTACAAGGTGGAGATGATATTGTGAACGTGCCTCCAGAGGAAGTCGTGGCAGAAAAGCAAACGTTGCTTTCTAAACTCCACAGTTTCgacaaaaaagaagaaaagacCAAGAAGACTGACGacacaaaagaaaaatcaccTGAACCCGCTAAATTACCGACACCACCTCCGAAGAAAATAGAG GTAAGCGATGAAGATATGCGAGCTCGACAAGAATATCTGAAACAACAGAGAGATAAATTGCTGGCTCTAAAGAAGCAGGTGCGTGAGCGAAGGCTTGGCGCTGCTGAAAGCAATGAGTCTGAAG ACGGTGAAGGCTCCAAACACAGCATTCGGCCCCGCTCAGCTCGCGTCGCCCAAGCTGCTTTGAAAGGCTCTGCACCGCCTCCGCCCCCTGACGCCATGCAACTCCGCAAAGCACTGGCCTCTAAACTGAAGACTGAGGTCGTTGACACACAACTATGA